Within Zootoca vivipara chromosome 10, rZooViv1.1, whole genome shotgun sequence, the genomic segment agtggtacctctacttacgaataactctacttacgaatgtttctacttacgaagggagctccgtccgccatcttggatgcggtttagataggattttttctacttacgaatttttagatagggttgcttcgacttacgaattttttctcccaatgcattcctatgggattcaacttacaaattttttcgacttacaaatgtgtgttcggaacgcattaaattcgtaagtagaggtaccactgtatataacataTATAGAAATGTAAGTTGAGTGGTTAATGTGCAAAGCAACTGGCCATTGTGCACATTTACCAGGCCTCATGGAGAGCACATAATCATTCCATGAAGCGGAAATTGTGCGCATTTCCGGGTCAATCAATTAGGTTTGTTAGGGATTGTGCATACTGgccagagaatgtacaaaattcaatCAAGATATGCACATTTCCCAACATCTGTTGGCAATTAGGCATATTGACCATGAAAAGTGCACAATTTCCTCTTCATGAAAGGATTATGGGTAGAATTCAATGTCACACTAAGGCCATGTTCCATCAGCCCAAGCTTTTCAGATTGCCAGATAAAACAATCTCCTCCACCCCTGCACAGTGTTCAGGGTGTGTGTCTCCTGACCATCCAATGCAGAACTGGGGACGGTATGGAGGGAGAAAATGTTGGTGGAGGCAGCTAGTGGGATTCACTGCACTGGCTTTCCTAAGTGCAGCAACTCAAATGAATCCGACCCTATATGAACATTCTGCATGAGACCCAATGAATGTGCACAACGGTCAGCCGTTACACATATTAACCACTCAATTCACATTCCCCTGAATATGTACAATATGAttgtgtatgagtgtgtgtgtgtgtgtgtgtgtgatctacaAGTTTGTTTGTAACTAAAGTTGCCCATAAGTAACATTCCTCAGTGCTGGGTAAGTTGCTCATCTGTCTGTAGCAGAACCATAAAAGTCAAAGGAATGGCTCCATTTGGTTAGAAAAGCCTGGAATCAGTTCAGGGCCAAGACCAAAAGTTATCCTCTTCAGGCCCAATGCAAAGCAGGCAGAGGTTGCCAGCGTGCAACTAATTGAGGAAAGTCGGCCTAGTGGTAGCATATGTTTTACTTGGCTGCAGCTTCCTATCTCTGAGGGCTTCCAAAGACGCTTCTTCTCCAGCTGTCCCTACATGTGGGACAGAGCTGCTGCTTTTGCCCTGCCTTCCGTCACAGATCCTTCCCCACAGCCCTCCTCCTTCGCTGGCAGCTGTGTCATCCTTTTATCACGATGAGTGCCAAGGATGCTGCAAAATGCATGGAAACATATTGTAAGGGAGGGTTCCAAGCCCACCCACCAAACCATGGGTGTCCTAAGCCTTTGCCACAaccctcctttctctttttttttctctctctctccctacagGAGATAAAGGAGATCAAGGAGAACCTGGGATTCCTGGGAAATGGGGCAAAGAGGGGCCCCCGGGTGAACGGGGAGCCCAGGGCCCAAAGGGCAGCAAGGGGCAGATGGGTGCCCCTGGAGATCCTTGCAAGCACCAGTACGCAGCCTTCTCGGTTGGCCGCAAGAAGGCGCTCCACAGCAGTGAAGGCTACCAGGCCTTGATCTTCGACACGGTCTTCGTGAACCTCTACAGCCACTTTGACATGTTCAAGGGCAAGTTCTACTGCTACGTGGCTGGCCTGTACTTCTTCAGCCTGAACGTCCACACCTGGAACTTCAAGGAGACCTACATGCACGTCATGCGGAACGACCAGGAAGAGGTCATCCTCTACGCCCAGCCCAGCGACCGCAGCATCATGCAGAGCCAAAGCCTGATGCTGGAGCTGCGGGAGAACGATGAGGTCTGGGTGCGCCTCTACAAGCGAGAGCGCGACAACGCCATCTACAGTGACAACGTGGACATCTACATCACCTTCAGCGGCTACCTGATCAAGCCCAGCCTTGAGTAGCTGCTTGCCTCTCGAGCACCTCCGCTGCCCTCCTAAGCATGACTGTTCACACTGCCTGTAAGCTGCTGCAAATCATACACAGAAGGACTGGAAGCATCCGAAGAATGCGGGGCCATTCAAGAAGACCATTTCACTAGAGTATTAAGATGAAAGAAAGCAGTCTTTGGAATCAAAAGGGATCATTGCATTCAAGGGAAATGTTTTGCTGACTGATTCATAAGTCTGCTTGTTTTCAGACGAGCTCGTGAGGTTAGAGCTGGGGTTTCTAGGTTATCTGAAATCTTCACACCTTCTACCCCAGACATTTCCCTCATTAGAATATTGGTGCATGGACTTGGAAAGTGGTGCTTCCTTACCAGCATGCTCTAAGTGCTCTTGTTGTACATGAAGGACACAGCTGAATTGAGCAGTCTCAAGTGAGTGACATCTTCACTAAACACACCCCGGCAGTCACTATTTTTGCGCAATGAGTTCCCCTGGTGCAATGGGaccttcctccctcttctcccgaAATCTGGatgggagggtcaggagaacccccaaaatGGCTCATGCAGAGAGGGGAGGCAATTCTgcatggcaagcagaaatgctttctCTGATGGAGCAATTGCCATAGCTTGACTCTGAATCCCACCCATTGGGTGCATGCCATGCTCGTCTCTGAACAGGTTTTGTAGCTCTGTAGGCTGAAAGTTAGATCTCTTCAGTAGGCTGTGCACACAAAGGTCAGAATCCAGCCCACAAATTGTGCATgagatcaatggggcttacacgACTGTGAACTGGATTGTAGCCTGTGATTTTAGAACTTGTCAGCTGAACAGTCATGTTTAAAATAGGTGTGCAAAAGATACAGGGAAGTTGAAAGAAAGGAATGGTGCAACTACCTTTTTGTAAACCTCTGTTTGCCATTGCCATGCAGGGCCATTTGCACATATGGGGAACATGGGCCTAGACTGGTTTAACCTTGATAATGCCTTAAGTGTTGAAGAAACAGGCCAGCTCAGGCTGGGGCAAACATCAAAGGAAAGAAAGCTTCTAGAGGGAATATTTTTTCTGGTTCTCATAAGTGAGACTTGCACTTATGTACAGGCAATGATCATTTTGGCAAAGCCCACTCCAttatccccacccccttttccagccatttccaggTTGCAGTGATGTGCATGTGCACAGTCATGAGTGCTTTAAAGCATCATTGCCTCTACTACACTGTAGAGTGCTTTTGTTCAAGATTCCAACTAGCCAGCCCTACCCACagtgcgtagcaagggaggggcgaagggggcgggccgcccctagctccactctggcgggggcagcacGGGGGCAGTGCCCCGGGCCCCTGGCCTCctctgcccgagcaggaagaagcagagcacattACAGAGCAGGTTGCCAGGCGGCGGCAAACCGCTCCGTAgcgcgctctgcttcagagcgcgccggccgagcagagcagcagcgccaacccagacggactgcgcatgtgcagacatgtgCAGTCCGTCCTGGCACATGCATCGTGATGTCAGGATGCATGCACGCTGCAGAGCGacaccccgggcagccaagtggcaccgttcACCACTGCCTACCCACTTTGAAGATACTCCATTCCATGCCCTTATTTCCTGattttccattcctccccctTCCATCAGTTAGTCAGTATTCTGTGTCCATTGAGCATGCCCagccctttttttcctttaaaaaatgcacacctGTGCAAACTTTGGgtaccccacccctcacccccgaCTCTCTGTAGCTAACACCTTTTTGAGTATTGAGGCTGCTCTTTCCTATACATCATGATCCAAACAAATTCACTATTAATAATATATAGCACATCctgagttgcttttttaaaaatgaaagtcatATGGCAGGCAGTGTCACAGCACTGATTAGCTGCTATTCCTGCAGGCAATTCATCAGGAAGTAGTCTGGGATAAAGCAGGGAACGGGTAGCTGCCCATCATAGGAAGGAGACCATAGCGCAGTAGTAAAAagccccaggttcagttccccaTGTCTACCTAAAAGTAACTTAAGTAGCAGAGCTGGAGACACCTTGTCTGAATCCTTGGGAAGCTGCTGTCCTGGACTAGTCagtcctggactagatggaccaacaatCTGACTCGAGAGAAGGCAGCTTTAATGTTCATCATCAGAAGAAGGAGTAGCAGATGATTTCTCTTTTCACCTTGTAC encodes:
- the C1QTNF6 gene encoding complement C1q tumor necrosis factor-related protein 6; this encodes METIRMQVPLVILVLPLFVFGAPADASGPQDVTITSSSCKRCCDSLDTPGSSEASPGRNSPPTLPYTIPEVRPYINITILKGDKGDQGEPGIPGKWGKEGPPGERGAQGPKGSKGQMGAPGDPCKHQYAAFSVGRKKALHSSEGYQALIFDTVFVNLYSHFDMFKGKFYCYVAGLYFFSLNVHTWNFKETYMHVMRNDQEEVILYAQPSDRSIMQSQSLMLELRENDEVWVRLYKRERDNAIYSDNVDIYITFSGYLIKPSLE